Within Oligoflexus sp., the genomic segment AAAAAGGGTGACGCTGCGGAACTCGCCGCTTATGACGATATCTTTGCAGGCCGCGTGCCGATCGTTTTTCATAAGTGGATGTTCGGTCACATGCTGGGCGCCTCGGCCTGCGCGAGTCTGATCCTGGGCATGCATCACCTGATTCAGGGCCAGCTGCCGCCGCACCCTTATCTGGGATTCGGTGAAGCCGGACGCGGCGAAAGACGTCTGCATCAGCAGCGTCATCTGCTCGTCACCGCGCTCGGTTTTGGTGGCAATGCGGCGGCTGTGATCGTCAAAAACCCTGCACTGAGTCAGGTTTGAGACGGCAGGGCTCTGACGCTTTGAAGTCAGGGCCTTGACAGGCGGCAAATTCAGCCGTGTGAAGCCGAAGACAGGATCTTTGGTGCTTTGCTTCAAGAGAAGAGATTTTCCCAGCGCTTTCCTCAGTCCAGCAAATTCCTCGCGTCATCATCCCGTCATGGTCCACTTATTGCTTTTCACTCCCTGAGTGCAAAGTAGAGGTGGACCGTTATGCTGAAGAACATTTACACGCCATTGGCTGGAGCGATCTCGCAGGAGCGTGCCCTCGAAATGATCGCCAACAATCTGGCGAACGTGAATACGGTTGGCTTCAAAGGTGACAACGTTACCTTCACACTCCAGGAACCCGAGCCCTACAAAAACTACCCGGATCCCCTGCCGCCAGCCAATTTCAAGCAGGATATGAGCGAAGTCTTCCCCCTGCGCGGCAACGAGATGTCCTATGTGGGCGTTGCGGCCATGCATAAGGATATGTCCCAGGGTCCAGCACAGAATACCCAGAATCCCTATGATCTTATGATCGAAGGCCAGGGCTTCCTCGCCGCGCAAACCTCGGAAGGCGTGCGCTACACACGGGCTGGAAACCTGACCGTTTCCCAGGACGGTGTGCTCGTGACCAAGCAGGGTGATCCTGTGATGGGCGAAAAGGGTCTGATCTATGTGCGGGGAACTCAGTTCGAAGTGAATACCCGCGGTGAAGTTTTTCAGGACGGCCAGCTTTTGGATCGCCTGAAACTCGTCAACTTCCAAAATCCCCAGGACAACCTGGAACGCGTGGGGAACAACTATTACCAGTACGCAGGCCGTGAGGAGGATATCCTTCCCGCACGGAATGCGAGCATCCGTCAGGGTTTTTTGGAAGGTTCCAATGTGAACGCGATCAAAAACCTGACCAGCATGATCATCGCGCATCGTTCGTATGAAGCCTATCAAAAAGCCGTCTCGAACTATGATCAGATCATGGAAAAATCATCCAACGCCATCGGCGACGTTAGAGCCTAAGGAGTTTGAATTATGATGCGTTCCCTTTTCACAGCCGCTACCGGTATGGAATCCCAGCAGGTAACCATCGATACCATTTCCAACAACCTTGCTAACGTGAATACGACGGCCTTCAAACGCTCGCGTGCCAACTTTCATGACCTTCTCTATCAAACGCTGAAAGCGCCGGGCCAGAATTCAACGGCTGGAACCGTGGTTCCCACTGGGATTCAGATCGGTGCCGGTTCGCGGATTTCCTCGGTTGAAAAGATGTTCAACGAGGGCGCGATCCGCGTCACGAACAAGACCACCGACCTTATGATCGAAGGCCAGGGTTTCTTCCGCGTGCAGAAAGATGACGGCACCGTCGCCTTCACCCGCGACGGTAGCTTTAAAATCGACAATACCGGCCGCCTTGTAACCTCGGAAGGTTTTCCCCTGGTGCCTGAAATCGTGGTGCCGGAAAACGTCACGAGCGACAAACTTCATGTGGGCCTGGATGGAACGGTGACCGTGCGCGTCGGCAACGAATCGCAGGACATCGGCCAGATCGTGCTCGCAAACTTTGTGAACCCTACGGGCCTTGAATCCCTGGGCCGTAACCTTTACGCCAACACACCCGCAAGTGGCGAGGCGCTGCAGGGTCAGCCGAATACCCAAGGCTTTGGCCGCATCGGTCAGGGCGAA encodes:
- the flgF gene encoding flagellar basal-body rod protein FlgF, which gives rise to MLKNIYTPLAGAISQERALEMIANNLANVNTVGFKGDNVTFTLQEPEPYKNYPDPLPPANFKQDMSEVFPLRGNEMSYVGVAAMHKDMSQGPAQNTQNPYDLMIEGQGFLAAQTSEGVRYTRAGNLTVSQDGVLVTKQGDPVMGEKGLIYVRGTQFEVNTRGEVFQDGQLLDRLKLVNFQNPQDNLERVGNNYYQYAGREEDILPARNASIRQGFLEGSNVNAIKNLTSMIIAHRSYEAYQKAVSNYDQIMEKSSNAIGDVRA
- the flgG gene encoding flagellar basal-body rod protein FlgG, with the protein product MMRSLFTAATGMESQQVTIDTISNNLANVNTTAFKRSRANFHDLLYQTLKAPGQNSTAGTVVPTGIQIGAGSRISSVEKMFNEGAIRVTNKTTDLMIEGQGFFRVQKDDGTVAFTRDGSFKIDNTGRLVTSEGFPLVPEIVVPENVTSDKLHVGLDGTVTVRVGNESQDIGQIVLANFVNPTGLESLGRNLYANTPASGEALQGQPNTQGFGRIGQGELEASNVNIVEEMVNMISGQRAYEINSKVIQTGDQMLQQTNNIR